The Leptolyngbya sp. CCY15150 nucleotide sequence GACGACAATCCCTTTGTCGGTGATGATGCGGCCGATGATGCGGTGTGGAGCTATGGCCATCGCAATATCCAAGGCCTGGATAGAGATCCGGTCACCGGTCAGGTTTGGGCAACAGAGCATGGATCCCGAGGGGGCGATGAGCTGAACTGGGTGCGGGCGGGGGAGAACTATGGCTGGCCGTTGGTGACCCACAGTAGGGAATATACCGGGGGTGAAATTTCACCGGATCAGTCGCGGCCGGGGATGGTGGATCCTAGCCTCGTTTGGACACCAGCCAAGGCCCCGTCTGGTCTGCTCATCTACCGAGGCGATCGCATCCCTCAATGGCAGGGACATTTATTTGCTGGAGGTCTGCGATCCCAAGAGGTGTTGCGCATTCAAGTAGATAGCGCTGGCAATGTGGTAGACCAAGAAGCGATCGCCATCGGACAACGGGTGCGAGATGTGCAGCAGGGCCCGGACGGTCTAATCTATGTGCTCACCGATGATCCAAACGGTCGCCTGGTTCGCCTAGAACCTGATGCTGGCTAAGGGACTGGCTTGGCTAATGATGGCTTTTCCTCGGACAGTCTTGCTTAATCATTGACAGGTATCTATAGATATATCTCTACAGCGATAGATACCTGTCTCTGAGGTAACCATCGTTGTCACGGAACGTCAATGTGACCGAACGTCACGGAACGTCAATGTGACCGAACGTCAATGTTACTGAACGTCAATAGATCGTTGATGGCAGAGACCATCACGGATACTTTGCTGCTTAACCATCAAGCCTGTGATTGACCACTAGATATAGTCGATCACGGATACTTTACTGCTTAACTATAAGCCTGGGGTTGACCACTAGATATAGTTGATCTTGCCCTGAAATCTATGATGACGGCATGATATACAGAATAAAAAATGGGTGGGTAGTTGTTTTTGATCGCGATCGCCCAGGGTGTTGGAACCTTGCAAGTATCATCTGACCTTTGACCTGGTTTGATCTAGATTCTGATCTCTAGATTCTGATCTCTAGATTCTGATCTAGATAGAGATTGACCCTGCATACTCTTTGCTGAGAGAAAATTAGGGGCTGATCGGAGGCTATTAGGGAGCGATCGCCTGCTAGGGACAAAACGGCCAGCGAAATGAGTCATATCTATCAAAAATCTCGATCAAAAGTCTGCGAACGTATAGATCATTTGCCAGAGTCGGAATATGCTGGGTATAGATGTCTGTTTTAGCCGGATGTCTGGAGCAGTAATTTGTAAAGTCACGATACAGTTGGCAACGATGTTGTTGTAGCCTGATGACGAACTTGGGTTATGAAAAGAAGACCATCTCCAAGCCTGGAGATAGAATTCATGCCTAGGGGTAAGTTATGGAACAGCGGCTATCCATGAGCCCAGATTCCATAGCTGTTGCGGGTTGTATCTGTCCATCCGGGCTGGAATTGAGCTGTTTCACAGGTTGGGATAGCGCTCTGGCGATCTACGGATGATCTGTAGGTTTGGGTGTGGTCTTCTCAATGGGTTCAGGGTCTATGAGTTCAGGATATTAATGTCTATGTATGGTTTGATATCCGCATAGCTGTGTTTTAATTAAATTCACCCCAAAGATTTAAGAGGTCATCTTCATGAAACGTTCCGCAACATCGGTAGATCCCTCAGATGTGGTGCAGGTCAATTTGTTGCAGGCCCGAGAAAACTTAGCCGCTCAAGAAGCTCAGCTTTTAGCAGATCTTGCACAGATTCGAAAAGGGATCGAAAGTATTGACACAACCATTCAAGTCGTTCGTCAAACCTTAGGCATAGCAAACCATACGGGGTCTATGACAACGGTTGAACCAATGTCTTCCCATACCCTCAACGGTGCCACGCCTCCTCCTGCAGTATCTCCATCGGTCGATCGCTCTACCCCAGCTCCTAAAGCAAAACGGCAAAAACCTGGCCCCAAGCCAAAACTTCAGCCGGTCAGTGAGCCAGCACCAGCGATCGCTAAGGACGAGACAACGACCGCCAAGGCACCGAAATCATCTACCCAACCTGCAACTACCAAGACCACTACAGCTAAGTCGGCTAGTACCCGAGGGCGCAAGAAATCTGAGGCAAAAGCCAAGACGACTAAGACGACCGCAAAACGGAAAACCTCTACTGCCGATACGGGCTGGCAGCACTATATGTTGGCTGACTATCGCACCCAACCATTAACAGAAGTGGTGCATTCTATCTTTGAGGCATCTCCCGACGCGGTGATGGGTTCGAGTGATTTGATTAGCCATATTTTTTCTCCGGAAATTCCCAAGGATGCCCGCACTACGGCCCGCGATCGCCTGTTGAATATCCTATCGATTGGGGTGAATGACAACAAGTTGGAGCGGGTGAAGTCGGGTAAGTATCGGCTGGTGGTGTCTTCCTAATGTCCTCGCCATAGACGCAGGGTGCGATCTTGGCTGGCGCTGATCAGCCGTCCGTCGGGATGAAAGGCGATCGCCTCGATGGCGGCGGTGTGGTCGGTGAGGGTGGCTAGGAGTTGGCCGGTGATCACCGACCACAGTTTGATGGTGCTATCTTGACTGCCGGTGGCTAAGATCTGGGCATCGGCACTCAGCGCTAGGGTACGAATGGGCAGTAGATGTCCGGATAGGGCATGGTACAGTCCGCCGGTATTCAGATGTCGCAGACGAATGCTCATGTCCCAACTGCCGGTGACTACCGTTTGCTGCTCCGGCTCTTCCGGGTCGGGGGAGGGGATCAGGGCGATGGCGCTCACGGATCCACCATGTTTGGCCAACTGGCGCAGGCAGATGCGCAGGTTTAGGTTCCAAACCCGTAGGTTGCCATCCGCATCGCCGCTTACCATCACCGGGGCCGTGGGGCTGACGGCTAGAGACTCCACCGGGGCGCTATGTCCCTCAAAGATATGCAGCAGTTTTCCGTGGCGATCCCACAGCCGCAGATGGCGATCGCGGCCAGCGCTGATCAGATGGCTTTCCTGGGTAAATGCCAGGGCGGTAACCAGTTCACCTTGCTCTAGCAACACTTGGGGTGTCGGACGATCTAGCTCCCATAGCTTGAGGGTGCGATCGTAGCCACTGCTGGCCACCATGGCCGTCGCGGGGGAGTAGGCGAGGGCGGCGATGCTGTAGGCATGACCCACCCAGGTACGTTCCAGCTCCGTTCCCTGCCAAAGGGCGATCGCTCCCTGTTGATCGCCGGTGAGCATCTGCCCCATAGGCAGCAGCGCCAAGCGGGTGATCGGGTGCTCGACGGTCACGGTCGTCTCACAGACCCAGGATAGATCTGGGGGCTGGGTGTCGGGCAGGGGCAGGGGAGGCTGGCTAGCGGGAATGATCAGGGTGGAGGATGAGCCTGGACAGTGGAGTAAGACATCCTTGAGGGCGATCTCGGCGCTGGCGTAGCGTTCGGTTAAATTACGGCATACGAGGCGATCGAGGATCTGCGCTAAGTCGTCCGTGATCGGGCCGGACACGCTACGCCACAGCCAACTGCCGTCCCGGAAATTGAATAATTCAAAGGGCGACAGTCCCGTGAGTAAATGCAGGCAGGTGGTGCCTAAGCTATAGAGATCGCTGGCAAAGGTGACCTGGCCTGCCAGTTGCTCGGGGGCAATATATTCAGCGCTGCCGATCATGGTGCCGGGTTTGGCGAGGGTAGACTGGGTGGCGATCTTGGCGGATCCAAAGTCTACGAGGGTAAGATAGCCTAGGTCAAACCGACCGTCGCGGCGGATCAGGTTGGTGGGCTTCACGTCGCGATGGATCAGCCGTTGACTGTGCAGATACTTGAGCAACAGCAGTCCTTCTTGGAGCACCGTCCAGATTTTATCTTCGCCAAAGGCTCCGCTGGCCTGGAGTTCTTGCCCAAGATTGGGGCCAGGAATGTAGTCTTGCACCAGGTAATGGTGCTGGTCGCGTTCAAAGTAGGCCAAGACATTAGGCAACTGCGCATGTTTGAACAGCGGTTCGATGCGGGCAATCTGGTAACGAAAGGCTTCTCCATCGCCCTGCTGCTCAAATTCTTTGATCACACAGCGATTGTGGGTGAGACGGCGTTGATCGGTGGCCAAGAAGGTGCGGCTCGATCCACCGCCGCCGATGGGCTGTACGGCTGCGTAGCGATCGCCCAACCGCACTCGCGATCCGCAATGCACACAAAAATGATCGCCCTGGGGGGTGCTAGGGGATGGACAGGTTGGATGCAAACAATAGCTCATGGCGTACCCCGATCTAATCCCAGTGGTTCGTAGGTCCAAAGTTGCAGCGTTTCATCTGCCCCGGCGCTCACCAATCCGCCGCTATCCGGGCAGATGGCGATCGCATTCACCACCCAAGCCGTTTTCAGCGATCCGCCATGGCGAAACCGCGATCGCTCCCAGCGTCCAATCTGCAGTTGGCTATCATCGCCGCCGCTAGCCAGAAACTGACCGTCAGGACTGAGGGCCAGGGTGTTGATGGCCCCTTGATGGGCGCGAATGGTCTGCTGGCAAACTTGCTCTAGGGTATCCCATACCATCAGGGAGCGATCGCTGATGGTGATCAGCCATTGGCGGTCGGCACTGAGGGCGATGGCGCGAGCTGGGGCATCTTGTTTCAGCGTATTCCACAACGGCACCTGTCCCGTCTGCCGCAGGTTACCCAAATCCCAAATGCGCACCAGGCGATCGCCCCCACTCACCAGCCAAGCGCCATCGAGGCTGATCTGGAGAGCCGTCACTGGCACAGACTGGGGGCGTAGGGTTTGCAGACGTTCCCGCCGGGTAATATCCCAAAGCTGAATGGCACCATCGGCGCTACCCACGGCCAGGGTTCGATCATCGCCACTGAGGGCGATCGCCGTCACCCCCCAACTATGGGCCGGCACCATGCCAATGGCGGTACGGCGCGGCACATCCCAGAGCCATACGGTGCCATCGTCACTGCCGCTCAGTAACGTTTGGGCATCGCTGGTGAAGGCCAGGGCGTTGACTGGGGCAGAGTGGCCGTCTTTCCCCCAGGGCGATCGCCCCTCGAAGCTATGGATCAACTTGCCGGTATATAGGCCCCAGAGCTTGATGGACTGATCCCGACTAGCGCTGGCCAAGAGGGTACCATCGGGACTGATGGCGATCGCCAAAACACTGCCGGTATGGCCGCGAAACACCCGCGTGCAGCGCCAGCCGCTGGTTTGGGGCCGTGCCG carries:
- a CDS encoding serine/threonine-protein kinase; the encoded protein is MSYCLHPTCPSPSTPQGDHFCVHCGSRVRLGDRYAAVQPIGGGGSSRTFLATDQRRLTHNRCVIKEFEQQGDGEAFRYQIARIEPLFKHAQLPNVLAYFERDQHHYLVQDYIPGPNLGQELQASGAFGEDKIWTVLQEGLLLLKYLHSQRLIHRDVKPTNLIRRDGRFDLGYLTLVDFGSAKIATQSTLAKPGTMIGSAEYIAPEQLAGQVTFASDLYSLGTTCLHLLTGLSPFELFNFRDGSWLWRSVSGPITDDLAQILDRLVCRNLTERYASAEIALKDVLLHCPGSSSTLIIPASQPPLPLPDTQPPDLSWVCETTVTVEHPITRLALLPMGQMLTGDQQGAIALWQGTELERTWVGHAYSIAALAYSPATAMVASSGYDRTLKLWELDRPTPQVLLEQGELVTALAFTQESHLISAGRDRHLRLWDRHGKLLHIFEGHSAPVESLAVSPTAPVMVSGDADGNLRVWNLNLRICLRQLAKHGGSVSAIALIPSPDPEEPEQQTVVTGSWDMSIRLRHLNTGGLYHALSGHLLPIRTLALSADAQILATGSQDSTIKLWSVITGQLLATLTDHTAAIEAIAFHPDGRLISASQDRTLRLWRGH
- a CDS encoding serine/threonine-protein kinase; this encodes MSYCPNPVCPSPQNDRHGLHCDACGTALMLGDRFRLLRPLRQGGFGATFLAVDETLPGRDRCVVKQFLPQLQGRDYAEQAAMLFQEEAARLAELGDHPQIPKFLAQVEQAGYYYLVQEFIDGQDLEQVLKEQGPLRESQVWYVLKSLLPVLDFIHSARVIHRDLKPANIIRTGDRHLALVDFGASKYATGTALARTGTVIGSAGYAAPEQALGKAVFASDLYSLGVTCVHLLTDQHPFDLYSVSDDGWVWSQYLPQPVSDRLMRVLNRLLERSLSRRYATASEVLEDIRRSRPPRPAAPARPQTSGWRCTRVFRGHTGSVLAIAISPDGTLLASASRDQSIKLWGLYTGKLIHSFEGRSPWGKDGHSAPVNALAFTSDAQTLLSGSDDGTVWLWDVPRRTAIGMVPAHSWGVTAIALSGDDRTLAVGSADGAIQLWDITRRERLQTLRPQSVPVTALQISLDGAWLVSGGDRLVRIWDLGNLRQTGQVPLWNTLKQDAPARAIALSADRQWLITISDRSLMVWDTLEQVCQQTIRAHQGAINTLALSPDGQFLASGGDDSQLQIGRWERSRFRHGGSLKTAWVVNAIAICPDSGGLVSAGADETLQLWTYEPLGLDRGTP